From Sporosarcina sp. Te-1, the proteins below share one genomic window:
- a CDS encoding DUF4274 domain-containing protein — MNWKEVSKTDDLSLVQKATAELDVNERDERRRTPLMLFLTNRMPINAIEILIEHGADLEALDKLGDTPLKKAVKFKQVDAISKLIDAGAKLDSPQGILATAWNAARIDKKLADLLLETKGAVRLTLKPEEQEVVDEVLYEESPYKKCETIKLLNSPEILHAIVNEYNWDDGPEPMLSVFHNPATPEITLLDMYELVEGDYWMDRDDLITEEEKRFKELAVALNERLERNPPLSKRRVLYESKGFC; from the coding sequence TTGAATTGGAAGGAAGTTAGCAAGACAGATGATCTTTCACTCGTGCAGAAGGCAACAGCGGAACTGGATGTGAATGAACGGGACGAACGGAGGAGAACACCGCTGATGCTTTTTTTGACCAATCGCATGCCTATCAACGCGATCGAGATATTGATCGAGCATGGAGCTGATCTTGAGGCACTGGACAAACTTGGTGATACACCGCTTAAAAAAGCTGTGAAGTTCAAGCAGGTTGATGCCATTTCAAAGCTCATCGATGCCGGGGCCAAGTTGGACTCGCCACAGGGCATATTGGCTACAGCCTGGAACGCAGCCCGTATCGATAAAAAACTCGCTGACCTCCTGCTCGAAACAAAAGGAGCCGTTCGCCTTACTTTGAAACCGGAGGAGCAGGAGGTTGTTGATGAGGTTCTGTATGAGGAGTCTCCGTACAAGAAGTGCGAGACGATAAAACTGCTAAATTCACCGGAAATCTTACATGCGATCGTAAACGAATATAACTGGGATGACGGTCCGGAACCGATGCTGTCCGTTTTTCATAATCCAGCCACTCCTGAAATTACACTTCTTGACATGTATGAATTGGTAGAGGGAGATTATTGGATGGATAGGGATGATCTGATTACGGAAGAAGAGAAACGCTTTAAAGAACTTGCGGTTGCCTTGAATGAAAGATTGGAGCGGAACCCGCCGCTGAGTAAGAGAAGAGTTCTCTATGAAAGTAAAGGGTTCTGTTGA
- a CDS encoding DUF1963 domain-containing protein, with protein sequence MTERIPCKTVGCSATILPSTAAKTSGICMPCHQEQERTKRQAYIEQHRKTVNLYDGITDSVDILKVMHAPRKFDPLIRYIPYPVSMEQMYISLSDQEAERMLNYAMECLAVHNKSDAEDILLSLVCYRDDNIADALPMLIQRSLFHHPILFKDAPQDIRDQLLERVNWDEDNRNHLLLVLGWIVDNVVTEQFREWQMQPPKWAEQLYVPPETYTLDGGWELTPNGERRDLVNPLCYAIRQADQPNDELPEEQHTRFLETSHSTCPWCHRKLTKLVDIAVSHPALQYLDLQMENLQIITCDLCGGFSTIYMELDNDGVPVWSGHNQEPDYLPDMDDVNSSTEPLPNLVLSREPQSLYYAAVWTMPQLDSQIGGHPSWVQDPVYPVCPCCEQRMQFIGQVDYADFDKFGEGIFYMFICLKDRITATVYQQS encoded by the coding sequence ATGACTGAACGAATACCATGCAAGACGGTGGGCTGCAGCGCGACAATTCTGCCGAGCACCGCAGCCAAAACAAGCGGTATTTGCATGCCCTGCCATCAGGAGCAGGAACGAACGAAGCGGCAAGCTTATATTGAGCAGCATCGCAAAACGGTGAATCTCTATGATGGAATAACAGATTCAGTAGACATTCTCAAGGTGATGCATGCTCCGAGAAAGTTTGATCCGCTTATCAGATACATACCATATCCGGTTAGCATGGAGCAGATGTACATATCTTTATCAGACCAAGAAGCGGAACGTATGCTGAACTACGCAATGGAATGTCTTGCTGTTCACAATAAAAGTGATGCAGAAGATATTCTATTATCTTTGGTGTGCTACCGTGATGATAATATAGCAGATGCTTTGCCTATGCTTATACAGCGCAGTTTGTTTCATCATCCGATTCTTTTTAAAGACGCGCCACAAGACATTCGAGACCAGCTTTTGGAGCGGGTGAACTGGGATGAGGACAATCGAAATCATCTTCTCCTTGTACTCGGCTGGATCGTTGATAATGTAGTCACAGAGCAGTTTCGGGAATGGCAAATGCAGCCGCCAAAATGGGCGGAGCAGTTATATGTCCCCCCTGAAACTTATACTCTTGATGGTGGCTGGGAGCTCACTCCGAATGGGGAAAGGCGCGACCTGGTGAATCCATTATGCTATGCGATCAGGCAAGCAGATCAACCGAATGATGAGTTGCCTGAAGAACAGCATACCCGTTTTCTTGAGACGAGTCATTCAACATGTCCATGGTGCCATAGGAAATTAACAAAGTTGGTGGACATAGCTGTCTCCCATCCAGCCTTGCAATATCTCGACTTGCAGATGGAGAACCTGCAAATAATAACTTGTGACTTATGTGGGGGCTTTAGCACGATATACATGGAGCTGGATAATGATGGCGTGCCTGTCTGGAGCGGCCATAATCAGGAACCCGATTATCTCCCGGATATGGATGACGTAAACAGCAGTACTGAACCCTTACCTAATTTAGTGCTTTCCCGTGAGCCGCAATCACTGTATTATGCTGCAGTTTGGACCATGCCGCAATTGGATTCGCAGATTGGCGGCCATCCAAGCTGGGTGCAAGATCCGGTATACCCGGTTTGTCCTTGCTGTGAACAAAGAATGCAGTTTATCGGGCAGGTCGATTATGCAGATTTCGACAAGTTTGGTGAGGGTATCTTTTATATGTTTATATGTCTTAAAGATAGAATTACAGCAACAGTATATCAGCAAAGCTGA
- a CDS encoding ankyrin repeat domain-containing protein, which yields MGKKKKTLPKNFDELIEAGNISTLKEVFTKCELDARGGYSKSTALSFFNIPNELVRWLLEQGADINARDTYGRTALHKHVISWCGLTELLLELGANIEAADYQNETPLFAAASSFKPNAVRALVARGANFSAENKMKQTPLEKSLAMCRNIDIVHMAEVADILLDAGATVTQEMKDSIKRIGTDFEFHREVFNKEYLNQTDEALYRLYELFDVPPVGKRKTRDGTSPIVVSTKGWQAQHHELWSLLIPSQGHANTVQGEVIRITGKVSYEVLDNEGINWDHQFRQMLNSLNYYFSLGTPLHPAALQEAATVVKELQNGHGSDEPARLCELAVQWVLTNPNPITLNQPDYKR from the coding sequence ATGGGCAAGAAGAAAAAAACCTTACCGAAAAATTTCGATGAACTAATTGAAGCAGGCAACATTTCAACATTAAAAGAGGTATTTACCAAATGCGAATTGGATGCCCGTGGCGGATACAGTAAATCAACAGCTTTGAGCTTTTTCAATATACCGAATGAATTGGTGCGTTGGCTCTTGGAACAGGGTGCTGATATTAATGCCAGAGATACTTACGGAAGAACGGCTCTACATAAACATGTGATAAGTTGGTGCGGTCTTACTGAATTGCTGCTTGAGCTGGGTGCAAATATAGAAGCCGCCGATTATCAAAATGAGACACCTTTATTTGCCGCCGCAAGTTCCTTTAAGCCAAATGCGGTTCGCGCATTGGTTGCGAGAGGTGCAAATTTCAGCGCGGAAAATAAGATGAAACAGACACCCTTAGAAAAATCGTTAGCTATGTGTCGAAATATAGATATTGTCCATATGGCGGAAGTTGCCGATATTCTGCTTGATGCGGGAGCAACTGTTACGCAGGAAATGAAAGACTCGATTAAGCGAATCGGAACCGACTTTGAATTTCACAGAGAAGTCTTTAATAAAGAATATTTAAATCAAACGGATGAGGCACTTTACCGTCTATATGAGCTATTTGATGTTCCCCCAGTAGGGAAACGAAAGACTCGTGATGGCACCTCTCCAATAGTAGTATCAACGAAGGGATGGCAGGCGCAACATCATGAACTCTGGAGTTTATTAATTCCTTCACAAGGACATGCGAACACAGTACAGGGTGAGGTGATTCGTATTACTGGTAAAGTGTCATACGAAGTCTTAGATAATGAGGGAATCAACTGGGATCATCAATTTCGTCAGATGCTCAATAGTTTGAACTATTATTTTAGCTTGGGGACGCCATTACATCCCGCTGCACTTCAGGAGGCAGCAACAGTAGTGAAGGAACTTCAAAACGGCCATGGAAGTGATGAACCTGCGAGACTGTGCGAACTTGCAGTGCAATGGGTGCTAACCAATCCGAATCCTATTACTTTGAACCAGCCTGACTATAAGCGATAA
- the sdhB gene encoding succinate dehydrogenase iron-sulfur subunit, translating into MTEVSEQTTAVKDATAKKTVRFEIQRQDTPDSKPYMESFEIDYRPNMNVISALMEIRRNPVNAEGKKTTPVNWDMNCLEEVCGACSMVINGRPRQSCTALVDQLTQPIRLEPMRTFPVVRDLVVDREFMFDSLKRVKAWIPIDGTYDLGEGPRMPERKRQWAYELSKCMTCGVCLEACPNVNDKTNFIGPALISQVRLFNSHPTGAMNRDERLETIMADGGIGECGNSQNCVVACPKGIPLTTSIAAMNRATTVQMFKNFFGSDHMVD; encoded by the coding sequence TTGACGGAAGTGAGTGAGCAAACTACTGCCGTGAAAGATGCAACTGCTAAAAAAACGGTCCGTTTCGAGATTCAGCGCCAAGATACTCCTGATTCCAAACCTTATATGGAAAGCTTTGAAATAGATTATAGACCGAACATGAACGTCATTTCGGCCTTAATGGAAATCCGGAGAAATCCGGTGAATGCGGAAGGCAAGAAAACGACGCCAGTAAACTGGGACATGAACTGTCTGGAGGAAGTTTGTGGTGCTTGTTCGATGGTCATCAATGGCCGCCCGCGTCAATCGTGTACGGCACTGGTTGACCAATTGACACAACCAATCCGCTTGGAACCGATGAGAACGTTCCCCGTCGTCCGCGACTTGGTTGTCGACCGTGAATTCATGTTTGATTCCCTTAAGCGGGTCAAAGCTTGGATTCCGATTGACGGAACGTATGATTTGGGTGAAGGTCCACGGATGCCGGAACGCAAGCGTCAATGGGCTTATGAATTATCCAAGTGCATGACTTGTGGAGTTTGCCTTGAAGCGTGTCCGAACGTTAACGATAAAACTAACTTTATCGGACCAGCGTTGATTTCCCAAGTTCGCTTGTTCAACTCTCACCCAACAGGTGCGATGAACCGCGATGAGCGTCTGGAAACAATCATGGCTGACGGCGGTATTGGTGAATGCGGTAACTCGCAAAACTGTGTCGTCGCTTGTCCAAAAGGAATTCCTTTGACAACATCCATTGCAGCTATGAACCGTGCCACTACAGTACAAATGTTCAAAAACTTCTTTGGAAGCGACCATATGGTAGACTAA
- the rph gene encoding ribonuclease PH encodes MRHDGRTEEMIRPVSIETDYLLHPEGSVLITVGNTKVICTASVEERVPPFLRGSGKGWVTAEYSMLPRATGQRTQRESSRGKVGGRTMEIQRLIGRAMRAVTNLEALGERTIWIDCDVIQADGGTRTASITGAFVAMVLAVSKLSKEKELKEFPIIDYLAATSVGKTEEGTLIVDLDYIEDSSAAVDMNVVMTGQGQFVEIQGTGEESTFSRDEMNGLLDLAEQGIRELFEQQKLVLGEAGHLIGKKEVGME; translated from the coding sequence ATGAGACACGATGGTAGAACTGAAGAAATGATCCGACCGGTTTCGATTGAGACCGATTATTTATTGCACCCGGAAGGCTCTGTCCTCATAACGGTTGGCAATACAAAAGTAATTTGCACAGCTTCTGTCGAAGAGCGCGTGCCGCCCTTTTTGAGAGGAAGCGGCAAAGGATGGGTGACAGCTGAGTATTCCATGCTCCCGCGCGCTACAGGGCAGCGTACGCAGCGGGAATCATCCCGTGGCAAGGTCGGCGGGAGAACAATGGAGATCCAACGATTGATAGGCAGGGCAATGCGGGCCGTCACCAATTTGGAAGCGCTCGGTGAAAGAACGATTTGGATTGATTGTGACGTCATCCAAGCAGACGGCGGAACACGAACGGCGTCGATCACCGGTGCGTTTGTTGCCATGGTTCTCGCTGTTTCGAAGTTATCGAAAGAGAAGGAACTGAAGGAATTTCCAATTATCGATTACTTGGCGGCAACAAGTGTCGGGAAAACGGAAGAGGGCACTCTGATTGTAGATCTTGATTATATAGAAGATTCCTCGGCGGCGGTCGACATGAATGTTGTCATGACTGGCCAAGGACAGTTCGTTGAGATTCAAGGCACAGGAGAGGAATCAACATTCTCCCGTGACGAGATGAACGGCTTATTGGATTTGGCTGAGCAAGGAATTCGAGAGTTGTTTGAACAGCAGAAACTAGTATTAGGTGAAGCAGGTCACTTGATTGGAAAGAAAGAAGTGGGAATGGAATGA
- a CDS encoding MarR family winged helix-turn-helix transcriptional regulator, with translation MEKELRYIAGIIKQQGRKILSNYTITPPQFIALQWLFEHGDMTIGDLSTKMYLAFSTTTDLVDRMENNNLVKRVRDEQDRRVVRIHLLSEGERIIEEVIEKRRDYLNSVLTDFNDEELQEFSRMLTKLHQEMQKD, from the coding sequence ATGGAGAAGGAATTGCGATATATTGCGGGGATCATTAAACAACAAGGTCGCAAAATATTAAGCAACTATACGATTACACCTCCTCAATTCATCGCCTTGCAATGGCTTTTTGAACATGGTGATATGACAATCGGCGATTTATCGACAAAAATGTACTTGGCATTCAGTACCACAACCGATTTAGTAGATCGCATGGAAAACAATAATCTGGTAAAGCGGGTACGTGATGAACAGGATCGTCGTGTAGTTCGGATTCATTTACTGAGCGAAGGCGAACGCATCATCGAAGAAGTGATCGAAAAGCGTAGAGACTATTTGAATTCCGTGTTAACCGATTTTAATGATGAAGAGTTGCAGGAATTCTCTCGTATGTTGACAAAATTACACCAAGAAATGCAGAAGGATTGA
- a CDS encoding metallophosphoesterase — protein MKIIVLSDTHGDLETVQAVSAMPADAIFHCGDSELTQDAEVWQTISTVKGNCDRERQFPDQVIRRIGDKQILVVHGHEHDCNRSLLPLYYEAVQQQADIVLFGHTHLYGAEMKDGILFLNPGSPVLPRGDKQPTYAIIEWERDATVSFVNLHNELVDTLQIKNF, from the coding sequence ATGAAAATCATAGTACTAAGTGATACGCATGGCGATTTGGAAACGGTGCAAGCCGTTTCCGCTATGCCTGCTGATGCCATCTTCCACTGTGGTGACAGTGAATTGACTCAAGACGCTGAGGTATGGCAGACCATCAGTACAGTAAAGGGCAATTGCGACCGAGAACGCCAATTTCCGGATCAAGTGATTCGTCGCATCGGGGATAAACAGATTCTCGTTGTCCACGGTCATGAGCATGATTGCAATCGATCCTTGCTTCCCCTTTATTATGAAGCGGTTCAGCAGCAAGCGGATATTGTACTCTTCGGACATACCCATCTCTATGGAGCGGAAATGAAGGACGGCATTTTGTTTCTCAATCCAGGAAGCCCTGTTCTTCCTAGAGGCGACAAACAACCGACCTACGCCATCATCGAATGGGAACGGGACGCAACTGTCTCATTTGTCAATCTGCACAATGAATTGGTCGATACATTGCAAATAAAGAATTTTTAA
- a CDS encoding DUF6508 domain-containing protein, whose protein sequence is MVSRISEIKYEELHKLLKFLSFFQRLDAMISEEEKRCMLECEEIREFYEELCNTGFLIIFDWKSWLNQNEMYKIIANDIEEPLLKADLDSLRKLMTSYIRGDRFTEGLFEGAILNGHVTKILTRLEVLMEGMSKRKLLHKSNGSGMNG, encoded by the coding sequence ATGGTGTCACGTATTTCAGAAATAAAATATGAAGAGCTACATAAGCTACTCAAATTTCTTAGTTTTTTCCAAAGGCTAGACGCGATGATAAGTGAAGAGGAAAAAAGGTGTATGCTCGAATGTGAAGAAATTCGAGAATTCTATGAAGAACTATGTAATACAGGATTCCTCATTATATTTGATTGGAAGAGCTGGTTGAATCAAAATGAAATGTATAAGATTATAGCAAACGATATAGAAGAGCCTTTACTGAAAGCAGACTTAGATTCTCTTCGAAAATTGATGACAAGCTATATACGTGGAGATCGATTTACTGAAGGACTATTCGAAGGGGCAATTCTAAACGGACATGTGACCAAGATACTAACAAGACTTGAAGTATTGATGGAAGGCATGAGCAAACGTAAACTTTTGCATAAAAGCAATGGGAGTGGTATGAACGGTTAG
- a CDS encoding Ltp family lipoprotein: protein MAVASDEQPIVKKDEEKEPELSEEEKAEQEKKAKEQAAAEAKAKEEAEAKAKAEAEAKAKENSIPREHKSALKKAKLYAESMYMSKAGIYDQLTSEYGENFPAEAAQYAIDNLEFDWKKNALKKAEFYAEGMSMSDSAIYDQLVSEYGEKFTPEEAKYAIDNLE from the coding sequence ATTGCAGTTGCCAGCGATGAACAGCCGATAGTTAAAAAGGATGAAGAAAAAGAACCGGAGTTGTCCGAAGAGGAAAAAGCTGAACAAGAGAAGAAGGCAAAAGAACAAGCTGCTGCTGAAGCGAAAGCCAAAGAAGAAGCTGAAGCAAAGGCAAAAGCTGAAGCAGAAGCTAAAGCGAAAGAAAATAGTATTCCGAGAGAACATAAATCGGCGTTGAAAAAAGCCAAATTATACGCAGAATCTATGTACATGTCTAAGGCAGGGATTTACGATCAATTGACTTCTGAGTATGGAGAAAATTTCCCGGCCGAAGCTGCACAATATGCTATTGACAACCTCGAATTTGACTGGAAGAAAAATGCATTGAAAAAAGCCGAATTTTATGCAGAAGGTATGAGCATGTCTGACTCGGCTATTTACGATCAATTGGTTTCAGAATACGGGGAGAAATTCACGCCAGAAGAAGCTAAATATGCGATAGATAATTTAGAATAA
- a CDS encoding XTP/dITP diphosphatase — MKQVLIATNNAGKAKDFEALLGPFGVKVLTLNDLDEDIDVEETGTTFEENAILKAETVSRLLQMPVIADDSGLEVDALDGAPGVYSARYAGAAKKDDANIDKLLNELENVPEANRTARFRCVLAVAGPGIETRTFSGSCEGFILDERRGTNGFGYDPVFYYPEKDQTMAQMAPEEKGAISHRGAALAKLKTFLPEWLEEQA; from the coding sequence ATGAAACAAGTTCTGATCGCAACAAATAATGCCGGCAAGGCAAAAGATTTTGAAGCGCTTTTAGGGCCATTCGGTGTGAAGGTTTTGACGTTGAATGATTTGGATGAAGACATTGATGTGGAAGAGACAGGCACGACATTTGAAGAAAATGCAATATTAAAAGCGGAAACGGTATCCCGCTTATTGCAAATGCCCGTCATTGCAGACGACAGCGGCTTGGAAGTCGATGCACTGGATGGCGCTCCTGGAGTCTACTCGGCCCGTTATGCGGGTGCTGCAAAAAAAGATGATGCCAATATTGATAAACTGTTAAACGAGCTAGAAAACGTTCCTGAAGCGAATCGCACAGCTCGGTTTCGTTGTGTCCTGGCAGTTGCAGGACCGGGAATCGAAACAAGAACGTTCTCCGGCAGCTGCGAAGGATTTATTTTGGATGAAAGAAGAGGAACGAACGGTTTCGGGTACGATCCTGTGTTCTATTATCCAGAGAAAGACCAGACGATGGCACAGATGGCACCTGAAGAGAAAGGCGCCATCTCACATCGGGGCGCTGCGTTAGCCAAGCTGAAAACATTTTTGCCGGAATGGTTAGAAGAACAGGCATGA
- a CDS encoding DUF1963 domain-containing protein: MDFDVFNNLNTDNLAPFFKINCYKILDELQKINKKSKKIKSFPLSPLLINNDTPSWEDSESVAPEIENAILRLELEEDIEYYEDIVEKIYSTHKVGGYPSFIQGGITFGDDYPFVFQISSDEKACFNIVDSGSFYFFYNQEKQDWIVYCDFY; encoded by the coding sequence ATGGATTTCGATGTATTCAACAATTTAAATACGGACAATTTAGCTCCATTTTTCAAAATAAATTGTTATAAAATACTGGATGAATTACAAAAGATCAATAAAAAATCTAAGAAGATAAAGAGCTTTCCACTGTCTCCTTTATTAATTAATAATGACACACCTTCTTGGGAGGATTCTGAAAGCGTTGCTCCAGAAATAGAAAATGCAATCTTACGGCTCGAGCTGGAAGAGGATATTGAGTATTATGAAGATATTGTAGAAAAAATATATTCCACTCATAAAGTTGGAGGGTATCCATCTTTTATCCAAGGCGGAATCACATTTGGGGATGATTATCCATTTGTATTTCAAATAAGCTCAGATGAAAAAGCTTGCTTCAACATTGTTGACAGTGGCAGTTTTTATTTTTTTTATAATCAAGAAAAACAGGATTGGATTGTCTACTGCGATTTTTATTAA
- a CDS encoding LuxR C-terminal-related transcriptional regulator — protein MNNRSLLTAREREIFDLLVDDHTTKEIAGRLGISEKTVRNHISNTIQKLGVSGRAQAIVELLRLGELKLN, from the coding sequence ATGAACAACCGTTCTTTGCTGACAGCAAGGGAGCGAGAGATCTTTGATCTTTTAGTAGATGATCACACGACAAAAGAGATCGCAGGACGGCTCGGCATAAGCGAAAAGACTGTAAGGAACCACATCTCGAATACGATTCAGAAACTCGGGGTTTCAGGCAGAGCTCAAGCGATTGTCGAATTGTTGCGATTAGGGGAGTTGAAACTGAATTAA
- the racE gene encoding glutamate racemase, which yields MEAPIGVIDSGVGGLTVVKELRNRLPHEPIVYIGDDARCPYGPRSAEEVIQFTVEMASALSKMDIKMLVVACNTATAVALDILKETFSFPIIGVIEPGARAALQASVTGEIVVLGTVGTVNSGAYSQAIRLLSPRASVFQLACPEFVPIVESGKYKTEEVGGTIQQTLQPLQELKFDTAILGCTHYPLLHDHIKAQLRNDVTIVSSAIETVHDVERTLMSEGLASLLDHPATPVFYTTGEVHEFQAIVSDWLEISEPIVKQIKL from the coding sequence TTGGAAGCACCAATCGGAGTGATCGATTCAGGCGTCGGGGGTTTGACTGTTGTCAAGGAATTACGCAACCGGCTGCCACATGAACCGATCGTATATATAGGCGATGATGCACGCTGTCCATACGGCCCGCGATCAGCTGAAGAAGTCATCCAGTTTACTGTCGAAATGGCGTCAGCGCTCTCGAAGATGGATATTAAGATGCTTGTGGTTGCCTGCAATACGGCGACCGCAGTCGCTTTGGATATTTTAAAAGAAACATTCTCGTTTCCAATTATCGGCGTAATCGAACCGGGTGCCCGTGCTGCTTTGCAAGCATCAGTGACCGGGGAGATTGTCGTACTTGGAACGGTGGGAACTGTAAATAGCGGGGCGTATTCTCAAGCGATACGCTTGTTGTCGCCCCGTGCATCTGTATTTCAATTGGCTTGTCCGGAATTTGTCCCGATCGTAGAAAGTGGGAAATATAAGACGGAAGAGGTCGGCGGCACGATTCAACAGACACTTCAGCCGTTGCAGGAGTTGAAATTTGATACAGCGATATTGGGATGCACGCATTATCCCCTCTTGCATGATCATATAAAAGCTCAGTTGCGAAATGACGTAACTATTGTTTCCTCAGCGATTGAAACGGTGCATGACGTGGAGAGGACTTTGATGTCCGAAGGGTTGGCCAGCCTGCTTGACCATCCGGCCACACCCGTCTTCTATACGACAGGAGAAGTACATGAATTCCAAGCGATCGTCTCAGATTGGTTAGAGATCAGCGAGCCTATCGTAAAGCAGATAAAATTATGA
- a CDS encoding YwqG family protein → MEEITLKTYDIPTLLKEHENLIKDTFRYSNEISFKREETKPWDSKLGGCPYLKSVEDFPTDENGKPMLFLAQINLADLENLVELPEKGLLQFYVVNDDMFGLEDQILVKYIEDYEENEVQLVKKHPYENEEYKRSLPFLHSGKMYFTSRQMPMSSSLDLFREIFMNKLSEVEYEKLSDDCYSSDSRIGGYPYFVQNDSIGFDDGDFLLLQLDIDEECGIMFGDSGNCVFSIPKDALRNRDFTKVVYDWQCC, encoded by the coding sequence ATGGAGGAAATTACATTGAAAACATACGACATTCCTACACTTTTGAAAGAACATGAAAACCTAATTAAAGACACTTTTAGGTATAGTAATGAAATTAGTTTTAAGCGTGAAGAAACGAAACCCTGGGATAGTAAATTAGGTGGATGTCCCTATTTAAAAAGTGTTGAAGATTTTCCAACCGATGAAAATGGAAAACCTATGTTGTTCTTGGCGCAAATTAATCTGGCAGATCTTGAAAACCTAGTTGAATTACCAGAAAAGGGATTACTGCAATTTTACGTTGTGAATGATGATATGTTTGGTTTGGAAGACCAGATTTTAGTGAAATACATTGAAGATTACGAAGAAAACGAAGTACAGTTAGTTAAAAAACATCCTTATGAAAATGAAGAATATAAGAGGAGCCTTCCTTTTTTGCACAGTGGTAAAATGTATTTTACATCAAGGCAGATGCCCATGTCTTCCTCATTAGATCTATTTCGAGAAATTTTTATGAATAAGCTGTCAGAAGTAGAATACGAGAAACTGAGTGACGATTGCTATAGCAGTGATAGTAGAATTGGCGGTTACCCCTATTTTGTTCAAAATGACTCTATCGGTTTTGATGATGGCGATTTTCTTTTATTGCAACTGGATATCGATGAGGAATGCGGTATTATGTTTGGGGATTCTGGGAATTGTGTTTTCTCTATACCAAAGGACGCTTTGAGAAATAGGGATTTTACTAAAGTGGTATATGATTGGCAATGTTGCTAA
- a CDS encoding thioesterase family protein, with the protein MIPSYIGDFETWEAGFEFSVPVTVRFSETDMYGHLNNTVPFAYFEYARIEFLKTIGQMEDWLNPDGTTIPVVADLQCDFRKQVFFDETVTIYVKAASVGNSSVDLHYLSKNEKGQTVFTGRGSIVQVNRDTGRAVPWTDEQKSQFQKKVAI; encoded by the coding sequence ATGATACCAAGCTATATTGGGGACTTTGAAACATGGGAAGCAGGATTTGAATTTTCTGTCCCGGTTACTGTGCGTTTTTCAGAAACAGATATGTACGGACATTTGAATAATACGGTGCCGTTTGCTTATTTTGAGTATGCACGAATCGAATTTTTAAAGACGATCGGACAGATGGAAGACTGGCTGAATCCAGATGGAACGACCATACCAGTCGTTGCGGATCTTCAATGTGATTTCAGGAAACAGGTTTTTTTCGATGAAACGGTCACCATTTATGTGAAAGCTGCCTCGGTTGGAAATAGTTCCGTCGACCTTCATTATTTGTCGAAAAATGAAAAAGGCCAGACTGTTTTCACCGGAAGGGGCTCTATCGTCCAAGTAAATCGAGACACAGGAAGAGCTGTGCCGTGGACAGATGAACAAAAGTCGCAATTCCAAAAGAAAGTCGCCATCTAG